A stretch of the Ensifer sp. PDNC004 genome encodes the following:
- a CDS encoding M20 aminoacylase family protein, with the protein MKLSPSITNAMPELVAIRHDLHAHPELGLAETRTSAFIAEHLRSLGYEVTTGLAKTGVVGTLKNGSGKRTVGIRADIDALPILEETGLDYASKTSGLMHACGHDGHTTMLLGAARALAERRNFDGTVHLIFQPAEENFGGAKIMMDEGLFDQFPCDAVFALHNEPGLPFGQFALREGPIMAAVDEARITVHGRGGHGAEPQETADPIVCGASIVMALQSIVSRNIHPMDPTVVTVGAFHAGSASNIIPERAEIVVGIRSFEPDVRDELERRIRMIAEAQATSFGMRATVDYQRSYDATINHKAETDFVRDLAVRFAGADKVVDLARPFMGSEDFAYMLKERPGTYFFLGSKTSDDDRPLHHPGYNFNDDLLPIGAAFWTELAETYLSRS; encoded by the coding sequence ATGAAACTTTCCCCCTCGATCACCAACGCCATGCCGGAACTCGTCGCCATTCGCCACGACCTGCATGCCCATCCCGAACTCGGGCTGGCGGAAACGCGCACCTCCGCCTTCATCGCGGAACATCTCAGAAGCCTCGGCTACGAGGTGACGACGGGCCTTGCGAAAACCGGTGTCGTCGGCACGCTCAAGAACGGCAGCGGCAAACGCACGGTCGGCATCCGCGCCGACATCGATGCACTGCCGATCCTCGAGGAAACCGGGCTCGATTATGCCAGCAAGACCTCTGGCCTGATGCACGCCTGCGGCCATGACGGTCACACGACGATGCTGCTCGGTGCTGCCCGCGCCCTTGCCGAGCGGCGTAATTTCGACGGCACTGTTCACCTGATTTTCCAGCCGGCCGAAGAGAATTTCGGCGGCGCCAAGATCATGATGGACGAAGGCCTGTTCGATCAGTTTCCGTGCGACGCGGTGTTTGCGCTTCACAACGAGCCGGGTCTGCCCTTCGGCCAGTTCGCCCTTCGCGAAGGCCCGATCATGGCCGCCGTCGACGAGGCGCGCATCACCGTGCATGGCCGCGGCGGGCATGGCGCCGAGCCGCAGGAGACGGCCGACCCGATCGTCTGCGGCGCGTCGATCGTCATGGCGCTGCAATCGATCGTCTCGCGCAACATCCATCCGATGGATCCGACGGTCGTCACCGTCGGCGCCTTTCATGCCGGCTCGGCCAGCAACATCATCCCCGAGCGCGCCGAGATCGTCGTCGGCATCCGCTCCTTCGAGCCCGATGTGCGCGACGAACTCGAACGGCGCATCCGCATGATCGCCGAAGCGCAAGCGACGAGCTTCGGCATGCGCGCGACCGTGGACTACCAGCGCAGCTACGACGCGACGATCAACCACAAGGCCGAGACCGATTTCGTCCGCGATCTCGCGGTTCGCTTTGCCGGCGCCGACAAGGTGGTCGATCTCGCCCGCCCCTTCATGGGCAGCGAGGATTTCGCCTATATGCTGAAGGAGCGGCCGGGGACCTATTTCTTCCTCGGCTCCAAGACCAGCGACGATGATCGGCCGCTGCATCACCCCGGATATAATTTCAACGACGACCTGCTGCCGATCGGCGCGGCCTTCTGGACCGAGCTGGCCGAGACCTATCTCTCCCGAAGCTGA
- a CDS encoding glycosyltransferase family 39 protein, with translation MHLALPKPIRHLWLPLVVFIPFVAAIWFRPLLPIDETRYASVAWEMFLRRDWLQPLTMNFEPYHHKLPLLFWLINASWAVFGVTRWAATLPVVLSSLASVYLTIALGRLLFSDFDRQADRTAMVMVASVPFLVYSTLIYFDLTLTIFVLLSLIGIVLYARKRDWRSVLLIGLSLGFGVLARGPVAFLHILFPIALAPLWADDLRRPGRWYLGIFAALAIAGLIVLCWLVPVLMQADGKFTHSLLWDQTVGRATGTLNAHVRPFYFYLPLLPAMMIPWVFFPSFWKGAAALRQGWLNEEGTRFLLFWAAPTFSSFSLIGEKQPHYLMPLVPAVVLAVVLCLKNVPSRRLVLNMVAMVAAIVVGQAVASATFLKRYDLEPTAAYMRANRDRDWAFVANYHAEFGFLARLEKPVDDVPPQRLAQWFASHPEGRAIVVGRNADDFSGYQLVMDSPYRGKRMGVLAARPLAVPSKAEPCHDNGSDAQTPACDKVASSD, from the coding sequence ATGCATCTGGCCCTTCCCAAGCCGATAAGGCACCTCTGGCTTCCGCTCGTCGTATTCATCCCGTTTGTCGCGGCGATATGGTTCAGGCCGCTGCTTCCGATCGACGAAACGCGCTACGCCAGCGTCGCCTGGGAAATGTTTCTGCGTCGCGACTGGCTTCAGCCGCTGACGATGAATTTCGAGCCTTACCATCACAAGCTGCCGCTGTTGTTCTGGCTCATCAACGCCTCATGGGCGGTCTTCGGCGTGACGCGCTGGGCGGCAACGCTGCCCGTCGTCCTGTCTTCACTCGCAAGCGTCTATCTCACGATCGCGCTCGGCCGCCTGCTCTTTTCCGATTTCGACCGGCAGGCTGACCGCACGGCGATGGTCATGGTCGCGAGCGTGCCCTTTCTCGTTTACAGCACCCTCATCTATTTCGATCTCACCCTCACCATCTTCGTGTTGCTGTCGCTGATCGGCATCGTGCTTTATGCCCGCAAGCGGGACTGGCGCTCCGTCCTCCTGATCGGACTGTCGCTGGGGTTCGGCGTTCTCGCCAGAGGGCCGGTGGCTTTCCTTCACATCCTGTTCCCGATCGCGTTGGCTCCGCTCTGGGCAGACGATCTCAGGCGACCCGGCCGGTGGTATCTCGGCATCTTCGCAGCGCTTGCCATCGCCGGCCTCATCGTTCTCTGCTGGCTCGTCCCGGTGTTGATGCAGGCGGACGGCAAGTTTACCCATTCGCTGCTCTGGGATCAGACGGTCGGCCGGGCGACGGGCACGCTCAACGCCCATGTCCGACCCTTCTACTTCTACCTGCCGCTGCTGCCCGCAATGATGATCCCGTGGGTGTTTTTCCCAAGCTTCTGGAAAGGCGCTGCCGCGCTGCGCCAAGGGTGGCTTAACGAGGAAGGCACGCGGTTCCTGCTTTTCTGGGCAGCCCCGACTTTCTCAAGCTTTTCCCTGATCGGCGAGAAACAGCCGCATTACCTGATGCCACTGGTGCCGGCCGTCGTGCTTGCCGTCGTCCTCTGTCTCAAAAATGTCCCGAGCCGCCGCCTGGTGCTGAACATGGTGGCCATGGTTGCGGCCATCGTCGTCGGGCAGGCGGTCGCTTCGGCGACGTTCCTGAAGCGATATGATCTGGAGCCGACCGCCGCCTATATGCGCGCAAATCGCGACCGGGACTGGGCCTTCGTCGCCAACTATCACGCCGAGTTCGGCTTCCTGGCTCGCCTGGAAAAACCTGTCGACGACGTCCCTCCACAGCGGCTGGCGCAATGGTTTGCAAGCCACCCCGAGGGCCGCGCGATCGTCGTTGGCCGAAACGCCGACGACTTTTCCGGATATCAGCTGGTCATGGACAGTCCCTACCGCGGCAAGAGGATGGGCGTGCTCGCGGCAAGGCCTCTGGCCGTCCCCTCCAAGGCGGAACCCTGCCACGACAACGGCAGCGACGCGCAAACCCCGGCATGCGACAAAGTGGCGAGCAGCGACTAG
- a CDS encoding cytochrome ubiquinol oxidase subunit I has translation MFESFDATLLARFQFAFTVSFHIIFPAFSIGLASYLAVLEGLWLWKKDEVYLELFNFWKTIFAVAFGMGVVSGIVMSYQFGTNWSVFSDKAGPIIGPLMGYEVLTAFFLEAGFLGVMLFGLNRVGPKLHFFATAMVAIGTLISATWILSANSWMQTPAGFAMNEAGQFVPVDWWAIVFNPSFPYRLTHMVLAAYLTTAFVVGACGAWHLIRKTAPRRARKMFSMAMWMAAIVAPIQIFAGDMHGLNTLEHQAAKVMAMEGHYQSHPDGAPLILFGIPNSPEKRVDYAIEVPKLSSLILKHDLNAPLAGLDTIPEELHPPVGIVFWSFRVMVGLGFAMLGIGLWSLWCRYRGTLDSNVWLHRAAIAMGPAGFVAVLAGWVTTEVGRQPYTVYGHLLTANSVAPIAAPAVAASLIAFIIVYFFVFGAGTFYILRLMARLPRDPMPELGEGPLRSSGIMPGPATHASHANIKGGHHGA, from the coding sequence GTGTTTGAGAGTTTCGATGCGACCCTGCTCGCTCGCTTCCAGTTTGCCTTCACCGTTTCCTTCCACATCATCTTCCCCGCCTTTTCCATCGGGCTTGCGAGCTACCTCGCGGTGCTCGAAGGGTTGTGGCTGTGGAAGAAGGACGAGGTCTATCTCGAGCTCTTCAATTTCTGGAAGACGATCTTTGCCGTCGCATTCGGCATGGGCGTCGTCTCCGGCATCGTCATGTCCTACCAGTTCGGCACCAACTGGAGCGTCTTTTCCGACAAGGCCGGGCCGATCATCGGGCCGCTGATGGGCTATGAGGTGCTGACCGCCTTCTTCCTCGAAGCAGGCTTTCTCGGCGTCATGCTGTTCGGCCTCAACCGCGTCGGGCCGAAGCTGCATTTCTTCGCAACCGCCATGGTCGCCATCGGCACGCTGATTTCGGCCACCTGGATCCTTTCGGCGAACTCCTGGATGCAGACGCCGGCGGGCTTTGCGATGAACGAGGCAGGCCAATTCGTCCCGGTCGACTGGTGGGCGATCGTCTTCAACCCGTCCTTCCCCTATCGCCTCACCCACATGGTTTTGGCCGCCTATCTCACGACGGCCTTCGTCGTCGGTGCCTGCGGCGCCTGGCACCTGATCCGCAAGACGGCGCCACGGCGGGCGCGAAAGATGTTCTCGATGGCGATGTGGATGGCGGCGATCGTCGCGCCGATCCAGATCTTTGCCGGCGACATGCACGGGCTCAACACACTGGAACACCAGGCGGCCAAGGTGATGGCGATGGAGGGACACTACCAGAGCCATCCGGACGGTGCGCCGCTCATCCTCTTCGGCATTCCGAACTCGCCTGAAAAGCGCGTCGACTATGCGATCGAGGTCCCGAAGCTTTCGAGCCTGATCCTGAAACACGACCTCAACGCGCCGCTTGCCGGGCTCGATACGATCCCCGAGGAGCTGCATCCGCCCGTCGGCATCGTGTTCTGGTCGTTCCGGGTGATGGTCGGCCTCGGCTTCGCCATGCTCGGCATCGGGCTCTGGTCGCTCTGGTGTCGCTATCGCGGCACGCTCGACAGCAATGTCTGGCTGCACCGTGCCGCGATCGCCATGGGGCCTGCCGGATTCGTCGCCGTGCTCGCCGGGTGGGTCACGACCGAAGTTGGCCGCCAGCCCTATACGGTCTACGGCCACCTGCTGACGGCAAACTCGGTGGCGCCGATCGCGGCACCCGCCGTCGCCGCCTCGCTGATCGCCTTCATCATCGTCTACTTCTTCGTCTTCGGCGCCGGCACCTTCTACATCCTGCGCCTGATGGCGCGGTTGCCGCGCGATCCGATGCCGGAGCTCGGCGAAGGACCATTGCGCAGTTCCGGCATCATGCCGGGCCCCGCCACTCACGCCAGCCATGCAAACATCAAGGGAGGCCATCATGGAGCTTGA
- the cydB gene encoding cytochrome d ubiquinol oxidase subunit II, translating into MELDLPFIWAGIIAFAVLAYVILDGFDLGVGILFPFFPEKHDRDVMMNSVAPVWDGNETWLVLGGGGLMAVFPLAYATILPALYAPIIAMVIGLIFRGVAFEYRWRTRRAEYLWNWAFSGGSMLAAFAQGITLGALVQGIPVENRAYVGGWWDWLTPFSIMTGIAVVVGYALLGATWLVMKTHGDLADRARDLALKCSFATVAAMGIVSLWTPFLEPQYLDRWFSFPTAIFSVIVPALVLGCLYALISGIRNRHDSRPFISALGLFVLGYAGIGISFYPYMVPPSLTIWDAAAPEESLSFLLAGALVLVPIILAYTAYAYWVFHGKVDPEEGYH; encoded by the coding sequence ATGGAGCTTGATCTGCCGTTCATCTGGGCCGGCATCATCGCCTTTGCGGTGCTCGCCTATGTCATTCTCGACGGCTTCGACCTCGGCGTCGGCATTCTCTTCCCGTTTTTTCCAGAGAAGCACGACCGCGACGTGATGATGAATTCCGTCGCTCCGGTCTGGGACGGCAACGAGACCTGGCTGGTACTCGGCGGCGGCGGCCTGATGGCGGTGTTTCCGCTGGCGTACGCGACCATCCTGCCGGCGCTTTACGCCCCCATCATCGCCATGGTCATCGGCCTCATCTTCCGCGGCGTCGCCTTCGAATATCGCTGGCGTACGCGCCGGGCCGAATATCTGTGGAACTGGGCCTTCTCCGGCGGCTCGATGCTGGCGGCCTTTGCGCAAGGCATCACGCTCGGCGCCCTCGTCCAGGGCATTCCGGTCGAGAACCGTGCCTATGTCGGCGGCTGGTGGGACTGGCTGACGCCGTTCTCGATCATGACCGGCATTGCCGTCGTCGTCGGCTATGCGCTGCTCGGCGCCACCTGGCTGGTGATGAAGACCCATGGCGACCTTGCCGATCGGGCTCGCGACCTCGCGCTCAAATGCTCCTTCGCCACCGTGGCCGCGATGGGTATCGTCAGCCTGTGGACGCCGTTCCTGGAGCCGCAATATCTCGACCGCTGGTTCAGCTTTCCGACGGCGATCTTCAGCGTCATCGTGCCGGCGCTCGTTCTCGGCTGCCTCTATGCGCTGATCTCGGGCATCCGCAATCGCCACGACAGCCGGCCGTTCATCTCCGCACTCGGCCTCTTCGTGCTCGGCTATGCCGGTATCGGCATCAGCTTCTACCCCTATATGGTGCCGCCATCGCTGACGATCTGGGATGCGGCGGCGCCTGAGGAAAGCCTCTCCTTCCTGCTCGCCGGCGCACTGGTGCTGGTGCCGATCATTCTCGCCTATACCGCCTATGCCTATTGGGTTTTCCACGGCAAGGTCGACCCAGAGGAGGGCTACCATTGA
- a CDS encoding chorismate mutase family protein — MQKTPAQCETMADVRAEIDRLDQALMALFAERWGYIDRAAEIKAPLKLKADIPARVMEVRENARKNAARVNLDPDFYEDIWARLIGHAIAHEQKLLGETGNE, encoded by the coding sequence ATGCAGAAGACCCCCGCGCAATGCGAAACCATGGCCGACGTGCGAGCGGAGATCGACCGGCTCGACCAGGCGCTGATGGCGCTGTTTGCCGAGCGCTGGGGCTATATCGACCGGGCGGCCGAGATCAAGGCACCGCTGAAGCTGAAGGCCGACATTCCGGCGCGGGTGATGGAAGTGCGCGAGAACGCCCGCAAGAATGCAGCGCGCGTCAACCTCGACCCTGATTTTTACGAAGACATCTGGGCGCGGCTGATCGGCCACGCGATCGCCCACGAGCAGAAGCTGCTCGGCGAAACCGGCAACGAGTAA
- a CDS encoding pyridoxal phosphate-dependent aminotransferase gives MTTLATISPRALSAPESGIVEVVNYARGRDGLIPLWVGEGDLPTPAFISDVARDALAAGETFYTWQRGIPPLREALSRYYQRRFQKTLSPEHFYVVGSGMQAIKLSIEAIASPGDEMVLLTPAWPNFAAAADLSGVRPVSVELRFEHGKWQLDLDRLQAAIGPKTKALFINTPSNPTGWTATREELAAILALARRHGLWIIADEIYALYYYGGARAPSFLDVMEEGDRILFVNSFSKNWSMTGWRVGWIVAPPEIGQVLENLVQYSTSGVAQFLQRGAVAALDEGDAFVDANVAKAAKNRDVFCDALIATNRVETLKPDGALYAFLKIDGVTDSRAAAIDIVDKTGVGLAPGTAFGDGGSLFMRACFLRDPGHVKEAADRLQGYILGR, from the coding sequence ATGACCACGCTTGCCACCATCAGCCCCCGCGCGCTTTCCGCGCCCGAAAGCGGTATCGTCGAGGTGGTGAACTATGCCCGCGGGCGCGATGGCCTGATCCCGCTCTGGGTGGGCGAGGGCGACCTGCCGACCCCTGCCTTCATCAGCGATGTCGCACGCGATGCGCTTGCCGCCGGCGAGACCTTCTATACCTGGCAGCGCGGCATCCCGCCGCTGCGTGAGGCGCTGTCGCGCTACTATCAGCGCCGCTTCCAGAAGACGCTTTCGCCCGAGCATTTCTACGTCGTCGGCTCCGGCATGCAGGCGATCAAGCTGTCGATCGAGGCGATCGCCTCGCCCGGCGACGAGATGGTGCTGTTGACGCCGGCCTGGCCGAACTTTGCCGCCGCCGCCGATCTCTCCGGCGTCCGGCCGGTTTCGGTCGAGTTGCGCTTCGAACACGGCAAGTGGCAGCTCGATCTCGATCGGCTGCAGGCGGCGATCGGCCCCAAGACCAAGGCGCTGTTCATCAACACCCCCTCGAACCCGACCGGCTGGACCGCGACCCGCGAGGAACTGGCCGCGATCCTGGCGCTGGCGCGCAGGCACGGGCTCTGGATCATCGCCGACGAGATCTACGCGCTCTATTATTATGGCGGCGCCCGCGCGCCGTCCTTCCTCGACGTGATGGAGGAAGGCGACCGCATCCTCTTCGTCAATTCCTTCTCGAAGAATTGGTCGATGACCGGCTGGCGCGTCGGCTGGATCGTCGCCCCACCGGAAATCGGCCAGGTGCTCGAAAACCTGGTGCAGTATTCGACCTCGGGCGTCGCCCAGTTCCTGCAGCGGGGTGCTGTCGCAGCACTCGACGAGGGCGACGCCTTTGTCGATGCCAATGTCGCCAAGGCGGCAAAGAACCGTGACGTCTTCTGCGACGCGCTGATCGCCACCAACCGGGTGGAAACGCTGAAGCCCGACGGTGCGCTCTACGCGTTCCTGAAGATCGACGGCGTCACGGATTCGCGCGCGGCCGCAATCGACATCGTCGACAAGACCGGTGTCGGCCTGGCGCCGGGAACCGCGTTCGGCGACGGCGGCTCGCTGTTCATGCGCGCGTGCTTCCTGCGCGACCCGGGCCATGTGAAGGAAGCGGCGGACCGCCTGCAGGGTTACATTCTCGGGCGCTGA
- the mscL gene encoding large conductance mechanosensitive channel protein MscL: MLNEFKEFIARGNVMDLAVGVIIGAAFNKIVTSVVEDLVMPIVGALTGGGFDFSNYFLPLSANVTATSLAAARQQGAVFAYGNFITVLINFLILAWIIFLMIKAVNRMRASMEKKKDEAPAAPPPEDILLLSEIRDLLKQRA, encoded by the coding sequence ATGCTGAATGAGTTCAAGGAGTTTATTGCCCGCGGGAACGTGATGGATCTCGCGGTCGGTGTCATCATCGGCGCAGCCTTCAACAAGATCGTGACGTCGGTCGTCGAAGACCTGGTCATGCCGATCGTCGGTGCGCTCACTGGCGGCGGTTTCGATTTCTCCAATTACTTCCTGCCGCTTTCGGCCAACGTGACGGCCACGTCTCTCGCCGCCGCCCGCCAGCAGGGCGCCGTGTTTGCCTACGGCAACTTCATTACCGTGCTGATCAACTTCCTGATCCTTGCCTGGATCATCTTCCTGATGATCAAGGCGGTGAACCGCATGCGCGCTTCGATGGAAAAGAAGAAGGACGAAGCGCCGGCCGCACCGCCGCCGGAAGACATTCTGCTGCTCTCGGAAATCCGCGACCTGCTGAAGCAGCGCGCCTGA
- a CDS encoding PAS domain-containing hybrid sensor histidine kinase/response regulator gives MLSGSVIFASAFAYLLLLFAVASYGDRRARRNSAALKGRPLVYALSLAIYCTSWTYFGGIGLAAERGLEFTGIYIGPILMFTLGMPLIRKIIRLAKTEKLTSVADFIAARYGKNPAVAAIVALISLVGAIPYIALQLKAISSSVAAMINTSDYGIGAGQSFIDLPLLVTLFLACFAIVFGTRHTDATEHQDGLILAIAMESLVKLVALVTAGFYIVFVIFNGPAHLWSLAAQSPAVQSALSYETPIARWVLLIVTSAFAIIMLPRQFHVTVVENRTEGELRTAGILFPLYLIGINLFVLPIAIAGILTFSGSGDADLYLLTLPLANGLPVLTLITFIGGFSAATAMVIVASVALSIMISNDIVMPVFLRRNLSQRGGLQENLAGTLLNIRRSAIFAVLLLGYAYYRSADISAGLASLGLLSFVAISQMAPALLGGLVWRQANARGAITGMVSGFLVWAYLLFLPSLGGPDNSHVATTVLSFLLPFTELFSGPDADPLVNATTLSLLVNCATYVLGSLTRTPKPIERFQAGVFITRRSRTEGAFRGRKTKVTVRDLKATIARYMGAERMQRSFHTYERQTGRWLDDNAPADMAVVHFSEQLLGSAIGSSSARLVLSLALQRGDDTSSETAWLLDQASEALQYNQDMLQTALSQMDQGIAVFDNANNLIIWNRRFRQLLDLPEAAGQVGFPLADIVSILTKRGDIRKDQEKGLIANFLTLDKPFLLELGNGERIIEVRTNAMPDKGIVTTYTDITQRVAADMALKQANETLELRVAERTGELTRVNRELAEARAAADEANIGKTRFFAAAGHDILQPLNAARLYSSSLVERLGESDNSTLVENIDSSLESVEAILGAVLDISRLDTGAMKARIQSVPLNELLRRIETDFAPMARAKDLELIIMPTSLVVRSDPNLLRRVVQNLVSNAIKYTLTGKVLVGVRRHGAMATIEVLDSGIGIPQSKFRTVFKEFARLDEGARTASGLGLGLSIVDRISRVLNHPVSLQSTPGKGTGFKVTLPLDASAGERVAVRPLPPSKASEALNGLRVLCIDNEPRILEGMRVLLSGWGCIVSTAESLAACSEFSAQPGEKPHAVIADYHLDDGTGIEAVARIRASTGEATPALLVTADRSPEVRAAAERDGIAIQNKPVRPAAMRAWLTQLSTAARTAAE, from the coding sequence ATGCTTTCGGGTTCGGTCATCTTTGCCTCGGCCTTCGCCTATCTGCTGCTGCTGTTTGCAGTGGCGAGCTATGGCGACCGGCGGGCCAGGAGGAACAGCGCTGCGCTGAAAGGCAGGCCGCTCGTCTATGCGCTGAGCCTTGCCATCTACTGCACCTCCTGGACCTATTTCGGCGGCATCGGGCTTGCGGCCGAACGCGGGCTCGAATTCACCGGCATCTATATCGGCCCGATCCTGATGTTCACGCTCGGCATGCCGCTGATCCGCAAGATCATACGGCTCGCCAAGACCGAGAAGCTGACATCGGTCGCCGACTTCATTGCCGCGCGTTACGGCAAGAACCCAGCCGTGGCCGCGATCGTCGCGCTGATTTCGCTGGTCGGCGCCATTCCCTATATCGCGCTGCAGCTGAAGGCGATCTCGAGTTCGGTCGCCGCCATGATCAACACCAGCGACTACGGCATCGGCGCCGGGCAAAGCTTCATCGACCTGCCGCTGCTGGTCACGCTCTTCCTCGCCTGCTTTGCCATCGTCTTCGGCACGCGCCATACGGATGCGACCGAGCACCAGGACGGACTGATCCTCGCGATCGCGATGGAATCGCTGGTCAAGCTGGTGGCGCTCGTCACCGCCGGCTTCTACATCGTCTTCGTCATTTTCAACGGCCCGGCTCACCTGTGGTCTCTGGCCGCGCAAAGCCCTGCCGTGCAGTCGGCGCTTTCCTACGAGACCCCGATAGCGCGCTGGGTGCTGTTGATCGTCACGTCCGCCTTTGCGATCATCATGCTGCCCAGGCAGTTCCATGTGACGGTCGTCGAAAACCGCACCGAAGGCGAGCTTCGCACCGCCGGCATCCTCTTTCCGCTGTACCTGATCGGCATCAATCTCTTCGTGCTGCCGATCGCCATTGCCGGCATCCTCACCTTCTCCGGCTCCGGCGACGCCGACCTCTATCTCTTGACGCTGCCGCTCGCCAACGGTCTGCCGGTGCTGACGCTGATCACCTTCATCGGCGGCTTTTCAGCGGCGACCGCGATGGTGATCGTCGCGTCCGTCGCGCTGTCGATCATGATCTCCAACGACATCGTCATGCCGGTGTTCCTGCGCCGCAACCTCAGCCAGCGCGGCGGCTTGCAGGAAAACCTCGCGGGAACGCTGCTCAACATCCGACGCTCCGCAATCTTCGCCGTGCTTTTGCTCGGCTACGCCTACTATCGCTCCGCCGACATCAGCGCCGGCCTCGCCTCGCTCGGGCTGCTCTCCTTCGTCGCCATCTCGCAGATGGCGCCGGCGCTGCTGGGCGGCCTTGTCTGGCGCCAGGCCAATGCCCGCGGCGCGATCACCGGCATGGTCTCGGGCTTTCTCGTCTGGGCCTATCTGCTCTTCCTTCCGAGCCTCGGCGGACCCGACAATTCCCATGTGGCAACGACGGTGCTGAGCTTCCTTCTGCCGTTCACCGAGCTGTTCTCCGGTCCCGATGCGGACCCGCTGGTGAACGCCACGACGCTCAGCCTGCTCGTCAACTGCGCCACCTATGTTCTCGGATCGCTGACCCGCACGCCGAAGCCGATCGAACGCTTCCAGGCCGGCGTATTCATCACCCGGCGGTCGCGCACCGAGGGCGCCTTTCGCGGCCGCAAGACCAAGGTCACCGTGCGCGACCTCAAGGCGACGATCGCACGCTACATGGGCGCCGAGCGCATGCAGCGCTCCTTCCATACCTATGAGCGCCAGACCGGCCGTTGGCTGGACGACAACGCACCCGCCGACATGGCGGTCGTGCATTTCTCCGAGCAGTTGCTCGGCAGCGCCATCGGCTCGTCCTCGGCGCGGCTGGTGCTTTCGCTCGCGCTGCAGCGCGGCGACGACACCTCGTCCGAGACGGCCTGGCTGCTAGACCAGGCGAGCGAGGCACTGCAATACAATCAGGATATGCTGCAGACCGCGCTCTCGCAGATGGACCAGGGCATCGCCGTCTTCGACAATGCCAACAACCTGATCATCTGGAACCGGCGCTTCCGCCAGCTTCTCGACCTGCCGGAAGCGGCCGGCCAGGTCGGCTTCCCGCTTGCCGATATCGTCTCGATCCTCACCAAGCGCGGTGACATTCGCAAGGATCAGGAAAAGGGGCTGATCGCCAACTTCCTGACGCTCGACAAACCTTTCCTGCTCGAACTTGGCAACGGCGAGCGCATCATCGAAGTGCGCACCAACGCCATGCCCGACAAGGGCATCGTCACCACCTATACCGACATCACCCAGCGCGTCGCCGCCGACATGGCGCTGAAGCAGGCGAACGAGACGCTGGAACTGCGCGTGGCCGAGCGCACCGGCGAACTGACCCGGGTGAACCGGGAACTCGCCGAGGCGCGCGCGGCCGCGGACGAGGCCAATATCGGCAAGACGCGGTTCTTTGCCGCCGCCGGCCACGACATCCTGCAGCCGCTCAACGCCGCCCGCCTCTACTCCTCGTCGCTCGTCGAGCGGCTCGGTGAATCCGACAACAGCACGCTGGTCGAAAACATCGATTCCTCGCTGGAATCGGTCGAAGCCATTCTTGGCGCCGTGCTCGACATTTCACGCCTCGACACCGGCGCCATGAAGGCGCGGATACAATCCGTTCCGCTCAACGAATTGCTTAGAAGGATCGAGACCGATTTTGCCCCGATGGCGCGAGCCAAGGATCTCGAACTCATCATCATGCCGACATCGCTCGTCGTGCGCAGCGATCCGAACCTGCTGCGCCGCGTCGTCCAGAACCTGGTCTCCAACGCGATCAAATACACGCTGACCGGCAAGGTGCTCGTCGGGGTGCGCAGGCATGGCGCCATGGCGACGATCGAGGTGCTCGATTCCGGCATCGGCATTCCCCAGTCGAAGTTCCGCACCGTCTTCAAGGAATTCGCCCGGCTGGACGAAGGCGCCCGCACGGCCTCCGGCCTTGGGCTCGGCCTTTCGATCGTCGACCGCATCTCGCGCGTGCTCAACCATCCGGTCAGCCTGCAATCGACGCCCGGCAAGGGCACCGGCTTCAAGGTGACCCTGCCGCTTGATGCCAGCGCCGGCGAACGGGTCGCTGTCCGTCCGCTGCCGCCGAGCAAGGCAAGCGAGGCGCTGAACGGCCTGCGGGTGCTCTGCATCGACAACGAGCCGCGGATCCTCGAGGGCATGCGGGTGCTGCTTTCCGGCTGGGGTTGCATCGTCAGCACGGCGGAATCGCTGGCTGCCTGTTCCGAATTCAGTGCCCAGCCCGGCGAGAAGCCGCATGCAGTCATCGCCGACTACCATCTCGACGACGGGACCGGCATCGAGGCGGTCGCGCGCATCCGGGCATCGACAGGCGAAGCGACGCCGGCGCTGCTGGTGACGGCCGACCGTTCGCCGGAGGTGCGCGCCGCGGCCGAACGCGACGGCATCGCGATCCAGAACAAGCCGGTGCGCCCGGCGGCGATGCGCGCCTGGCTGACGCAGCTTTCGACGGCGGCACGAACCGCTGCGGAATGA